A genomic stretch from Bradyrhizobium quebecense includes:
- a CDS encoding enoyl-CoA hydratase-related protein: MSYQHIIVDDPRPRVRRITLNRPEKRNALNNRLRGEIFEVLEQADRDPDISISILRGAGPCFSAGYDLSADNRVDQPYHSASGPGQWSRHVVEGWFSIWDLAKPVIAQVHGYCLAGGTELATACDVVYVADDAQIGYPPVRLMSPPDMQYHPWLVGMRRAMELMLTGDAMSGREAAEWGYATRSFPLAELEAKTLDFAERAAKVPVELQQLNKRSVHRAMEIMGARAAMRAGTEIQALAFTTEASKAYMAGFRRDGGSVKAQLDQRDTTFGDYRTKKE; encoded by the coding sequence ATGAGCTACCAGCACATCATCGTCGATGATCCGCGTCCGCGCGTCCGCCGCATCACGCTGAACCGGCCCGAGAAGCGCAATGCGCTGAACAACCGCTTGCGCGGCGAGATTTTCGAGGTGCTGGAGCAGGCCGATCGCGACCCCGACATTTCGATCTCGATCCTGCGTGGCGCGGGTCCGTGTTTTTCGGCAGGCTATGATCTCTCCGCCGACAACCGCGTCGACCAGCCCTATCATTCGGCGTCCGGCCCCGGCCAGTGGTCGCGCCACGTCGTCGAGGGCTGGTTCTCGATCTGGGATCTGGCAAAGCCGGTGATCGCGCAGGTGCACGGCTATTGCCTCGCCGGCGGCACCGAGCTCGCGACCGCCTGCGACGTGGTCTATGTCGCCGACGATGCCCAGATCGGCTATCCGCCGGTGCGGCTGATGAGCCCGCCCGACATGCAGTATCACCCTTGGCTGGTCGGCATGCGCCGCGCCATGGAATTGATGCTGACGGGCGATGCAATGTCCGGCCGCGAGGCCGCCGAGTGGGGCTATGCGACCCGCTCGTTCCCGCTCGCCGAGCTGGAGGCGAAGACGCTGGATTTCGCCGAGCGCGCGGCGAAGGTGCCGGTCGAGCTGCAGCAGCTCAACAAGCGCAGCGTGCATCGCGCGATGGAGATCATGGGCGCCCGCGCCGCGATGCGCGCCGGCACCGAGATCCAGGCGCTGGCCTTCACCACCGAGGCGAGCAAGGCCTACATGGCCGGCTTCCGCCGCGACGGCGGCAGCGTGAAGGCCCAACTTGACCAGCGCGACACGACGTTCGGCGATTACCGGACCAAGAAGGAGTGA
- a CDS encoding FecCD family ABC transporter permease yields the protein MSVLAERRTRANQRRAGMSLRPAATLALLCLLAALAASALVALTVGAAGIPMARLPAALGLWADGAANPLLARDQLVVWSIRIPRIAAAAMVGGLLAVSGTIMQGLFRNPLADPALVGVSSGGAFAAAAAIVFTDSQFGESLRFLQHQLLPIAAFAGSLVTTIVLYGIASRGGRTSIAIFLLAGLAIAAIANAGIGLLVFVADDRQLRDITFWMLGSLSGATWTKLTALAPVLAVALIACLWIARGLDVLVLGEAEAFHSGVDVERLKRISIVLVSAMTGVAVSVCGVVGFVGIVVPHLLRLVIGPGHRLLLPASASLGAILLVGADTVARTIVAPAEMPIGILTAAIGAPFFLAMLLRQRSLVSL from the coding sequence ATGAGTGTGCTGGCCGAACGCCGCACGCGTGCGAACCAACGGCGCGCCGGCATGTCGCTGCGGCCGGCAGCGACACTCGCCCTGCTCTGCCTGCTTGCGGCGCTCGCAGCAAGCGCTCTGGTCGCCCTGACGGTCGGCGCCGCGGGTATCCCAATGGCACGGCTTCCCGCCGCGCTCGGACTATGGGCCGACGGCGCGGCCAACCCGCTGCTCGCGCGCGACCAGCTCGTGGTGTGGTCGATCCGGATCCCGCGGATCGCCGCGGCCGCGATGGTCGGCGGACTCCTTGCCGTATCAGGCACAATCATGCAGGGCCTGTTCCGCAACCCCCTCGCCGACCCGGCGCTGGTCGGCGTCTCCTCCGGCGGCGCGTTTGCCGCCGCGGCGGCGATCGTGTTCACCGACAGCCAGTTCGGCGAGAGCTTGCGCTTCCTGCAGCATCAGCTGCTGCCGATCGCGGCCTTCGCCGGTTCGCTGGTCACGACCATCGTGCTTTATGGCATTGCGAGCCGCGGCGGCCGGACCTCGATTGCGATCTTCCTGCTCGCCGGACTTGCAATTGCCGCGATCGCCAATGCCGGCATCGGGCTGCTGGTCTTCGTCGCCGACGACCGCCAGCTGCGCGACATCACCTTCTGGATGCTGGGTTCGCTGAGCGGCGCGACCTGGACCAAGCTCACGGCGCTGGCGCCGGTGCTGGCCGTGGCCCTGATCGCCTGCCTCTGGATTGCGCGCGGGCTCGACGTGCTCGTGCTCGGCGAGGCCGAGGCGTTCCACAGCGGCGTCGATGTCGAACGGCTGAAGCGGATCTCGATCGTGCTGGTGTCGGCGATGACCGGGGTCGCGGTTTCGGTCTGCGGCGTGGTCGGTTTCGTCGGCATCGTGGTGCCGCATCTGCTGCGGCTGGTGATCGGACCCGGGCATCGCCTGCTGCTGCCGGCCTCCGCATCGCTCGGCGCCATCCTGCTGGTCGGCGCCGACACGGTGGCGCGCACCATCGTGGCCCCCGCGGAAATGCCGATCGGCATCCTGACCGCGGCGATCGGCGCACCGTTCTTCCTTGCCATGCTGCTGCGCCAGCGCTCCCTGGTGTCGCTATGA
- a CDS encoding TonB-dependent hemoglobin/transferrin/lactoferrin family receptor, with protein sequence MADGARVSRALMLGASVFSISAALPAGGLAQTADASAARPATERPKQAQRKPKPAANPQAAASPAMNARAQIGAVPVQSLDTITAVASKTEERAIDALAPVSSVTLEKIQGLQPNRVSDIFYNVPGVSFQERGDDPATVINIRGLQDFGRVAVVVDGARQNYQRTGHNANGSFFLDPELVGGVDVVRGPTANIYGSGAIGGVVSFRTKDIDDVVRPGERWGVDMSGSFGSNKDRGMGSVFGGVRADPNVDVFGGAVYRTRSNYEDGAGTEIGNTGNDIAAGLMKVTIRPAEGHEFKIGGVFQDYQYNIGQPNRGPTTTAAPLAAIAGSSVYASDARNYTGTLSWRYSKPDDMLFDWNISVYGNRTDNDQVKTYNNRISTGGGVCTLADPGNNISGCVGDKRGYSLDTVGLDVNNTSRFNFGDWRNALTYGFDAFRDDVETFDSRGNSNITTPGGQRTVSGGFVQLKQNYSTWLELVSAVRYDHYELTSINTTTSGDRLSPKITVGVTPVAGFTPYVSYAEGYRAPSITETLISGGHATGGGPALFNCPDGTSGLFCFLPNAALRPEVGKNKEAGINLKYDGIFTANDSFRGKINVFHNDVDGYIDLVPSAPTLTPFGRFSQFYQYQNIAHARVEGLELETMYDAGDWFVGVTGHLMRGRNTGTNVGLATITPRKVTTTGGVRLLDRSLIIAAQWSSFGANNDLPAGYLPSTGYELVNLYLTWNATKDITFTASVDNLLNQYYRPYAIPGSSTDGTTQNDVLFSSPGPGTVYKAGLRIHLGGA encoded by the coding sequence ATGGCTGACGGGGCTAGGGTTTCGCGCGCCTTGATGTTGGGTGCGTCGGTGTTTTCAATTTCGGCAGCACTGCCGGCAGGCGGTTTGGCGCAAACGGCCGATGCTTCGGCTGCGCGTCCCGCGACCGAGCGGCCGAAGCAGGCCCAACGCAAGCCGAAGCCTGCGGCCAACCCGCAGGCGGCGGCGTCGCCGGCGATGAATGCGCGCGCGCAGATCGGCGCGGTGCCGGTGCAATCGCTCGACACCATCACGGCGGTCGCCTCCAAGACCGAAGAGCGCGCGATCGACGCGCTGGCGCCGGTCAGCTCCGTCACGCTGGAGAAGATTCAGGGCCTGCAGCCGAACCGGGTGTCCGACATCTTCTATAACGTGCCCGGCGTCTCGTTCCAGGAACGCGGCGACGATCCGGCGACCGTCATCAACATCCGCGGCCTGCAGGACTTCGGCCGCGTCGCCGTGGTGGTCGACGGCGCGCGGCAGAATTATCAGCGCACAGGCCACAACGCCAACGGCTCGTTCTTCCTCGATCCCGAATTGGTCGGCGGCGTCGACGTGGTGCGCGGCCCGACCGCGAACATCTACGGCTCCGGCGCGATCGGCGGCGTGGTCTCGTTCCGCACCAAGGATATCGACGATGTGGTGCGTCCTGGCGAGCGCTGGGGCGTCGACATGTCGGGATCCTTCGGCAGCAACAAGGACCGCGGCATGGGTTCGGTGTTCGGCGGCGTGCGCGCCGATCCGAATGTCGATGTCTTCGGCGGCGCGGTCTACCGCACCCGGAGCAACTACGAGGACGGCGCGGGCACCGAGATCGGCAACACCGGCAACGATATCGCGGCCGGCCTGATGAAGGTGACGATCCGCCCGGCCGAAGGCCACGAGTTCAAGATCGGCGGTGTCTTCCAAGACTACCAGTACAATATCGGCCAGCCCAACCGCGGCCCGACCACCACGGCGGCGCCGCTGGCGGCGATCGCCGGCTCCTCGGTCTACGCCTCCGATGCAAGGAACTACACGGGCACGCTGAGCTGGCGATACTCCAAGCCCGACGACATGCTGTTCGACTGGAACATCTCGGTCTACGGCAACCGCACCGACAACGACCAGGTCAAGACCTACAACAACCGCATCAGCACCGGCGGCGGCGTCTGCACGCTGGCCGATCCCGGCAACAACATCTCCGGCTGCGTCGGCGACAAGCGCGGTTACTCGCTCGACACCGTCGGCCTCGACGTCAACAACACCTCGCGCTTCAATTTCGGCGACTGGCGCAACGCCCTAACCTACGGTTTCGACGCCTTCCGCGATGATGTCGAGACCTTCGACTCCCGCGGCAATTCCAACATCACGACGCCCGGCGGCCAGCGCACGGTGTCGGGCGGCTTCGTGCAATTGAAGCAGAACTATTCGACCTGGCTCGAGCTCGTCAGTGCGGTCCGCTACGATCATTACGAGCTCACCTCGATCAACACCACGACCAGCGGCGACCGGCTGTCGCCGAAGATCACGGTCGGCGTCACGCCGGTGGCCGGCTTCACGCCCTATGTGAGCTATGCCGAAGGCTATCGCGCGCCGTCGATCACCGAGACCCTGATCTCGGGCGGCCACGCCACCGGCGGCGGGCCGGCGCTGTTCAACTGCCCCGATGGCACCAGCGGCCTGTTCTGCTTCCTGCCCAATGCGGCGCTGCGGCCCGAGGTCGGCAAGAACAAGGAAGCCGGCATCAATCTGAAGTATGACGGCATCTTCACCGCGAACGATTCATTCCGCGGCAAGATCAACGTGTTCCACAACGACGTCGACGGCTATATCGACCTCGTCCCTTCGGCGCCGACCCTGACGCCGTTCGGACGCTTCAGCCAGTTCTACCAGTACCAGAACATCGCCCATGCCCGCGTCGAGGGTCTTGAGCTCGAGACGATGTATGACGCGGGTGACTGGTTCGTGGGGGTCACCGGCCATCTGATGCGCGGCCGGAACACCGGGACCAATGTCGGGCTCGCTACCATCACGCCGCGCAAGGTGACGACGACGGGCGGCGTCCGCCTGCTCGACCGCTCGCTGATCATTGCCGCGCAATGGTCCTCGTTCGGCGCCAACAACGATTTGCCGGCGGGCTATCTGCCCTCGACCGGCTACGAGCTGGTCAATCTCTATCTGACCTGGAACGCCACCAAGGACATCACCTTCACAGCGTCCGTCGACAATCTCTTGAACCAGTACTACCGGCCCTATGCGATCCCGGGCTCCTCGACCGATGGCACGACGCAGAACGACGTGCTGTTCTCGAGCCCCGGTCCGGGCACCGTCTACAAGGCCGGGCTCAGGATTCACCTAGGTGGAGCGTAA
- a CDS encoding heme/hemin ABC transporter substrate-binding protein encodes MTICRTLALLAFCCLLPIGAAAAEGITVHDARDRDVVIDDPTRIVSIGGAITEILYALGFEDRIAGVDATSLYPPSALREKPDVGYMRQLSPEGVLGLHPSLVLAVQGSGPKETMEVLEAAKVPLVLVPETFSETGLVEKIRLVGHAMGADPRAACLATAVENDLTQLRTLRAKVAKPVRVMFVMSLLNGRALAAGHKTAADEIIQLAGGVNAIDGYDGYKPVNDEAIVAAKPDVVLSIDRGKDSLTPEAVFAHPAFALTPVAANKAFISMEGLYLLGFGPRTAAAARDLSVKLYPALAPEAATFKPAALTANCRQ; translated from the coding sequence ATGACAATTTGTCGCACGCTCGCTCTGCTCGCGTTCTGCTGTCTGCTGCCGATCGGCGCAGCGGCCGCCGAGGGCATCACCGTGCACGACGCACGCGACCGCGACGTCGTGATCGACGATCCCACGCGGATCGTCTCGATCGGCGGCGCAATCACCGAGATCCTCTATGCGCTCGGCTTCGAGGACCGCATTGCCGGCGTCGATGCGACCAGCCTCTACCCGCCGTCCGCACTGCGCGAGAAGCCCGACGTCGGCTACATGCGTCAGCTGTCGCCGGAGGGCGTGCTCGGCCTGCATCCATCGCTGGTGCTTGCGGTGCAGGGCTCCGGGCCGAAGGAGACCATGGAAGTGCTGGAGGCGGCCAAGGTGCCGCTGGTGCTGGTGCCGGAGACGTTCTCGGAGACCGGGCTGGTGGAGAAGATCAGGCTGGTGGGCCACGCCATGGGCGCCGATCCGCGCGCCGCCTGCCTGGCCACGGCGGTGGAAAACGATCTCACACAACTGCGCACACTGCGCGCCAAAGTGGCAAAGCCGGTGCGCGTGATGTTCGTGATGTCGCTCCTGAACGGCCGGGCGTTGGCCGCGGGCCACAAGACCGCCGCGGACGAGATCATCCAGCTCGCCGGCGGCGTCAACGCGATCGACGGTTACGACGGCTACAAGCCGGTCAACGACGAAGCCATCGTGGCCGCGAAACCGGATGTCGTGCTGTCGATCGATCGCGGCAAGGATTCGCTGACGCCGGAGGCCGTGTTCGCGCATCCGGCCTTCGCGCTGACACCGGTCGCGGCCAACAAGGCCTTCATCTCGATGGAGGGGCTTTACCTGCTCGGCTTCGGGCCGCGCACCGCGGCCGCGGCACGCGACCTCTCGGTCAAGCTCTATCCGGCGCTGGCGCCGGAGGCCGCCACCTTCAAGCCGGCGGCGCTGACCGCGAACTGCCGGCAATGA
- a CDS encoding esterase-like activity of phytase family protein, with protein sequence MRLSLLCSVASILLATSAFAQSEGEFLATLAGHAVMPAESFIDAPADAPNDLKTSGKYTTGKRVDAIGTVMGKSYERPTGVSLPFKGQPLQGHSGIKAMPDGSFWVITDNGMGSRYNSADSMLYLNRYKMDWANGKIERQETVFLHDTDKKVPFRIVHEDTAKRYLTGADFDTEGFQIINDTFWIGDEFGPYILKADKTGKILAVFETVADGKPVRSPDHWAVQSPGAPGASYTNVNLRRSKGYEGFASCKDGKFLYGLLEGPLWDADKKDWEKVDGKEASRILEFDVAAEKFTGRYWQYVFEQNGNAIGDFNMIDPTQGLEIERDNGEGTADKACPQGQRGENCFPDLAKFKRVYKIELSDANVGKPVRKIAYIDLMKIRDPNKKARKPLNDGVYTFPFFTIENVDRVDETRIIVGNDNNLPFSSSRDPNKADDNEFVLLEVGDFLKAK encoded by the coding sequence ATGCGCCTGTCACTGCTCTGTTCCGTCGCCTCGATCCTGCTCGCCACCTCCGCGTTCGCGCAGAGCGAGGGCGAATTCCTGGCGACGCTGGCAGGACATGCCGTGATGCCGGCGGAGAGCTTCATCGACGCCCCCGCGGATGCCCCGAACGATTTGAAGACATCGGGCAAGTACACCACCGGCAAGCGCGTCGACGCCATCGGCACCGTGATGGGCAAGTCCTACGAGCGGCCGACCGGCGTGTCGCTGCCATTCAAGGGCCAGCCGCTGCAAGGCCATTCCGGCATCAAGGCGATGCCCGACGGCTCGTTCTGGGTGATCACCGATAACGGCATGGGCTCGCGCTACAACTCGGCGGACTCGATGCTGTACCTGAACCGCTACAAGATGGACTGGGCGAACGGCAAGATCGAGCGTCAGGAGACCGTGTTCCTGCACGATACCGACAAGAAGGTGCCGTTCCGCATCGTGCATGAGGACACCGCCAAGCGCTACCTCACCGGTGCCGATTTCGACACCGAGGGCTTCCAGATCATCAACGACACCTTCTGGATCGGCGACGAGTTCGGGCCCTACATCCTCAAGGCCGACAAGACCGGCAAGATCCTCGCGGTGTTCGAGACGGTCGCCGACGGCAAGCCGGTGCGCTCGCCGGATCACTGGGCCGTGCAGTCGCCCGGCGCGCCCGGCGCAAGCTACACCAACGTCAATCTGCGCCGTTCCAAGGGCTATGAGGGCTTTGCCTCCTGCAAGGACGGCAAGTTCCTCTACGGCCTGCTCGAAGGGCCGCTGTGGGATGCCGACAAGAAGGACTGGGAGAAGGTCGACGGCAAGGAAGCCTCGCGCATCCTGGAATTCGACGTCGCGGCGGAGAAGTTCACCGGTCGCTATTGGCAATATGTGTTCGAGCAGAACGGCAATGCGATCGGCGACTTCAACATGATTGATCCGACCCAGGGCCTCGAGATCGAGCGCGACAATGGCGAAGGCACCGCCGACAAGGCCTGCCCGCAAGGCCAGCGCGGCGAGAACTGTTTCCCTGACCTCGCCAAGTTCAAGCGGGTCTACAAGATCGAGCTGTCCGACGCCAATGTCGGCAAGCCGGTGCGCAAGATCGCCTATATCGACCTGATGAAGATCCGCGATCCGAACAAGAAGGCCCGCAAGCCGCTCAACGACGGCGTCTACACCTTCCCGTTCTTCACCATCGAGAACGTCGACCGGGTCGACGAGACCCGCATCATCGTCGGCAACGACAACAATCTGCCGTTCTCCTCGAGCCGCGACCCGAACAAGGCCGATGACAACGAGTTCGTGCTGCTCGAAGTCGGCGACTTCCTGAAGGCGAAGTGA
- a CDS encoding mucoidy inhibitor MuiA family protein, whose protein sequence is MRKIANCLVTTSLVLAGALVAGPLHAANLDAASQVDAVTVYPDGASVTRVITLDLPAGDNTLVAKDFPMGLDPSSLRVEGEAGGKLTIGAIDARPPRPVEPANLPEIDKRIEALRDQREDLQGIITSAEARRKFAEHFAEASPVGIGEKGEARPVSEWRAAFSAVGDEVATADTAIRDAARKQRDIDREIAHLEADRAAKPPSKLEVRIELASAAATRATLRVTYAVRNARWMPLYDARLDTGARDRKPAIELVRRAEITQSTGEDWSNVALAVSTVRVARGGNAPDLHSLIVQYPQPPRPLAWRNREDGVQQRSAAAPAPVADALKEFHLGGGAVIAEQEATADVGAFQATFKIPGRVSVAANEGAKSLRISTATITPDLAVRAVPVIDPTAFLEASFVQADEAPLLPGQVSIYRDGIFVGRSRMATAAKDETVRLGFGADDKVKIERTVVKRNEGSAGLIVTTSKTDERAFKTTVRNGHDFPIKVAIQDQLPVSENDDIVVEMLPSSTPATTTNLRDRRGVLEWAFEAKAGEVRDVNFAWRMRWPKDKGVVMVPAG, encoded by the coding sequence ATGCGAAAGATTGCGAATTGTCTTGTGACCACCAGTCTGGTGCTGGCGGGAGCGCTGGTTGCCGGGCCGCTGCATGCGGCCAATCTCGACGCGGCGTCGCAGGTCGACGCCGTGACCGTCTATCCCGATGGCGCGAGCGTCACCCGCGTCATTACGCTCGATCTGCCGGCCGGTGACAACACGCTCGTCGCGAAGGATTTCCCGATGGGCCTCGATCCGTCCTCGCTCCGCGTGGAGGGTGAGGCCGGCGGCAAGCTGACGATCGGCGCCATCGACGCGCGGCCGCCGCGCCCGGTGGAGCCGGCGAACCTGCCCGAGATCGACAAGCGGATCGAGGCGCTGCGGGATCAGCGCGAGGATCTGCAGGGGATCATCACCTCGGCCGAGGCGCGGCGCAAATTCGCCGAACACTTCGCCGAGGCCTCGCCGGTCGGGATCGGCGAGAAGGGCGAGGCACGTCCGGTCAGCGAGTGGCGCGCCGCGTTCTCTGCGGTCGGGGACGAAGTCGCAACCGCCGACACCGCGATCCGCGACGCCGCGCGCAAGCAGCGCGACATCGATCGCGAGATCGCACACCTCGAAGCCGATCGCGCCGCCAAGCCGCCGAGCAAGCTCGAGGTGCGGATCGAGCTTGCCTCCGCGGCCGCGACCCGCGCGACATTGCGGGTGACCTATGCGGTGCGCAACGCCCGCTGGATGCCGCTTTACGACGCCCGTCTCGACACCGGCGCCAGGGATCGCAAGCCCGCGATCGAACTGGTGCGCCGCGCCGAGATTACCCAGTCGACCGGCGAGGATTGGTCGAACGTCGCGCTCGCCGTCTCCACCGTGCGCGTCGCCCGCGGCGGCAATGCACCCGACCTCCATTCGCTGATCGTGCAGTACCCGCAGCCGCCGCGGCCGCTTGCGTGGCGAAATAGGGAGGATGGCGTGCAACAGCGCTCGGCCGCGGCGCCCGCTCCGGTCGCCGACGCGCTCAAGGAATTCCACCTTGGTGGGGGGGCGGTCATTGCGGAACAAGAGGCCACAGCTGACGTCGGCGCCTTCCAGGCCACGTTCAAAATTCCCGGCCGTGTCAGCGTCGCCGCCAACGAGGGCGCCAAGAGCCTGCGCATCTCGACGGCGACGATCACCCCTGATCTCGCGGTGCGCGCCGTTCCGGTGATCGATCCGACCGCGTTCCTGGAGGCGAGCTTCGTGCAGGCCGACGAGGCGCCGTTGTTGCCGGGGCAGGTCTCGATCTATCGCGACGGCATCTTTGTCGGTCGCAGCCGGATGGCCACCGCCGCCAAGGACGAGACCGTGCGGCTCGGCTTCGGCGCCGACGACAAGGTCAAAATCGAGCGCACGGTGGTGAAGCGCAATGAAGGCTCCGCCGGCCTGATCGTGACGACGTCGAAGACCGACGAGCGCGCCTTCAAAACCACGGTGCGCAACGGCCACGACTTCCCGATCAAGGTCGCGATCCAGGATCAGCTCCCGGTCAGCGAGAACGACGATATCGTGGTCGAGATGCTGCCGTCGTCGACGCCGGCGACGACAACCAATCTGCGCGACAGACGCGGGGTGCTGGAGTGGGCGTTCGAGGCCAAGGCCGGTGAAGTCCGTGATGTCAATTTCGCCTGGCGGATGCGCTGGCCCAAGGACAAGGGCGTCGTGATGGTGCCGGCGGGCTGA
- a CDS encoding hemin uptake protein HemP has translation MSATSGDNIGAAGKQAASASDAAKTLIMHGNRLDSRDLFSAEREIIIVHGEEHYRLRLTSQNKLILTK, from the coding sequence ATGTCGGCAACTTCCGGAGACAACATCGGCGCGGCGGGAAAACAGGCCGCATCAGCGTCTGACGCTGCCAAAACGCTCATCATGCATGGGAATCGCCTCGACAGCCGCGACCTGTTCTCGGCTGAGCGCGAGATCATCATCGTGCATGGCGAAGAGCACTACCGCTTGCGGTTGACCTCGCAGAACAAGCTGATCCTGACCAAGTGA
- a CDS encoding heme ABC transporter ATP-binding protein, whose product MSALLEAQSVSMTVGGAALVDAVSLQIGAGEMVAIVGPNGAGKSTLLRMLSGDLRPSRGTIRLRQRDLNAYGPRELARHRAMLSQHVNVTFPFTVEEIVSMGAGERPRAVTRALVTAALDEVGLAHFRFRQLPTLSGGEQQRAHFARVLVQLACGEALHGPGLLLLDEPTSSLDLRHQIDLVETARRRAARGTAVIAILHDLNLAMRFADRILLLHRGRLAVDGDRAAAMQADTLRQIFEIDATIDYTTSGVPFLLPQTMRPAGKAT is encoded by the coding sequence ATGAGCGCGCTGCTGGAGGCGCAGTCGGTATCGATGACGGTCGGCGGCGCGGCGCTGGTCGATGCGGTCTCGCTGCAGATCGGCGCCGGCGAGATGGTCGCGATCGTCGGTCCCAACGGCGCCGGCAAATCGACCCTGTTGCGGATGCTGTCGGGCGATCTCCGTCCGTCGCGCGGAACGATCCGGCTCAGGCAGCGCGACCTCAACGCCTATGGTCCGCGCGAGCTGGCACGGCACCGTGCGATGCTGTCGCAGCACGTCAACGTCACCTTCCCGTTCACGGTCGAGGAAATCGTCAGCATGGGCGCCGGCGAGCGTCCGCGCGCGGTGACGCGGGCGCTGGTCACTGCCGCGCTGGACGAGGTCGGGCTGGCGCATTTCCGGTTCAGGCAATTGCCGACGCTGTCCGGCGGCGAGCAGCAGCGCGCGCATTTCGCCCGCGTGCTGGTGCAGCTCGCCTGCGGCGAGGCGCTGCATGGGCCGGGGCTGTTGCTGCTGGACGAGCCGACCTCGAGCCTCGATTTGCGGCATCAGATCGACCTGGTCGAAACCGCCCGGCGGCGCGCCGCGCGCGGCACCGCCGTGATCGCGATCCTGCACGACCTCAACCTCGCGATGCGGTTCGCCGACCGCATCCTGCTGCTGCATCGCGGCCGGCTTGCCGTCGACGGCGACCGTGCCGCCGCGATGCAAGCGGACACGCTGAGGCAGATCTTCGAGATCGACGCCACGATCGACTATACTACGAGCGGCGTGCCCTTCCTGCTGCCGCAGACGATGCGGCCGGCGGGCAAGGCGACGTAA
- a CDS encoding thiolase family protein — protein MREAVIVSYARTGLAKSGRGGFNITPPMSLAGHAIKHAVERAGVDKDYVEDCYLGNCAHGAPNIGRQAALLAGLPKSTAGVSVNRFCSSGLQTIAMAANSIRSDGSDCIVAGGVESISIPGGGAPKESIDPDLLKTAPAIFMAMIDTADIVAERYKVSREYQDEYSLESQRRMAAAQQANKFKDEIVPMKTKMKVVDKATKAESIVDYVVDRDECNRPETTLEGLAKLEPVKGPGKFVTAGNASQLSDGAAAVVLMEAKDAEKRGLNPLGRFVAWASAGCEPDEMGIGPVFAVPKLLKRHGLKVDDIDLWELNEAFASQCLYSRDQLGIDPEKYNVNGGSIAIGHPFGMTGARLTGHLLQEGRRRKAKWGVVTMCIGGGQGGAGLFEIYS, from the coding sequence ATGCGTGAAGCCGTAATCGTTTCCTACGCGCGCACCGGCCTGGCGAAGTCCGGCCGTGGCGGATTCAACATCACCCCGCCGATGTCGCTGGCCGGGCACGCCATCAAGCACGCGGTCGAGCGCGCCGGCGTCGACAAGGACTATGTCGAGGATTGCTATCTCGGCAATTGCGCGCATGGCGCGCCGAACATCGGCCGCCAGGCGGCGCTGCTCGCCGGCCTGCCGAAGTCGACCGCCGGCGTCTCGGTGAACCGCTTTTGCTCGTCGGGCCTGCAGACCATCGCCATGGCCGCCAATTCGATCCGTTCCGACGGCTCCGATTGCATCGTCGCCGGCGGCGTCGAGAGCATCTCGATTCCCGGCGGCGGCGCGCCGAAGGAATCGATCGATCCGGACCTGCTCAAGACCGCGCCCGCCATCTTCATGGCGATGATCGACACCGCCGACATCGTCGCCGAGCGCTACAAGGTCAGCCGCGAATACCAGGACGAGTATTCGCTGGAGTCGCAGCGCCGCATGGCGGCCGCGCAGCAGGCCAACAAGTTCAAGGACGAAATCGTCCCGATGAAGACCAAGATGAAGGTGGTCGACAAGGCGACCAAGGCCGAGTCGATCGTCGACTACGTCGTCGACCGCGACGAGTGCAACCGCCCCGAGACCACGCTGGAAGGCCTTGCCAAGCTTGAGCCGGTCAAGGGTCCGGGCAAGTTCGTCACCGCCGGCAATGCCAGCCAGCTGTCCGACGGCGCCGCCGCGGTGGTGCTGATGGAAGCCAAGGACGCCGAGAAGCGCGGCCTCAATCCGCTAGGCCGTTTCGTGGCCTGGGCCTCGGCCGGCTGCGAGCCCGACGAGATGGGCATCGGTCCGGTGTTCGCCGTGCCGAAGCTGCTCAAGCGCCACGGCCTGAAGGTCGATGACATCGATCTCTGGGAGCTCAACGAGGCGTTCGCGAGCCAGTGTCTCTATTCGCGCGACCAGCTTGGTATCGATCCCGAGAAGTACAACGTCAACGGCGGCTCGATCGCGATCGGCCATCCCTTCGGCATGACCGGCGCCCGGCTCACTGGCCACCTGCTGCAGGAAGGCCGGCGCCGCAAGGCCAAGTGGGGCGTCGTGACCATGTGCATCGGCGGTGGTCAGGGCGGCGCCGGCCTGTTCGAGATCTACAGCTGA